A portion of the Carya illinoinensis cultivar Pawnee chromosome 11, C.illinoinensisPawnee_v1, whole genome shotgun sequence genome contains these proteins:
- the LOC122280705 gene encoding alcohol dehydrogenase-like 4, whose protein sequence is MENSNGKPANNWSNSSETAGKVITCRAAVVYGPGEPFVVEQVRVDPPQKMEVRIKILFTSICHTDLSAWQGENEAQRAYPRILGHEASGIVESVGEGVRDMKEGDHVVPIFNGECGDCIYCKREKTNMCERSGVNPFKTVMVSDGKSRFSTLEDGKPIFHFLNTSTFSEYTVLESACVVKVDPAAPLKKMTLLSCGVSTGVGAAWNTADVKAGSSVAIFGLGAVGLAVAEGARSRGASKIIGVDINPNKFIKGRAMGITDTINPRDQEKPVHEIIREMTGGGVDYSFECAGNLDVLREAFLSSHKGWGLTVVLGIHPTPRMLPLHPMELFDGRIIIASVFGGFKGKTQLPHFAQQCMKGVVNLDEFITHELPFEKINDAFQLLIDGRSLRCLLHF, encoded by the exons atggaaaacTCCAATGGAAAGCCTGCCAACAATTGGTCCAATTCAAGTGAGACAGCCGGGAAGGTCATCACTTGCAGGG CTGCTGTTGTTTATGGCCCGGGAGAGCCTTTTGTGGTGGAACAAGTACGAGTAGATCCTCCTCAAAAAATGGAGGTTCGAATCAAGATCCTCTTCACTTCAATCTGTCATACCGATCTCAGCGCTTGGCAAGGCGAG aatgAAGCTCAGAGAGCATACCCTCGTATTCTGGGCCATGAAGCTTCCGG GATTGTTGAGAGCGTGGGTGAAGGCGTTAGAGACATGAAAGAAGGGGACCATGTCGTTCCTATATTCAACGGAGAGTGTGGAGACTGCATCTACTGCAAGCGCGAGAAAACGAATATGTGCGAGAGATCTGGGGTGAACCCTTTCAAGACCGTGATGGTGAGCGACGGAAAAAGCAGGTTTTCGACGCTTGAAGACGGGAAACCCATATTCCATTTCCTCAACACCTCCACTTTCAGCGAGTACACGGTGCTCGAGTCCGCATGCGTCGTCAAGGTTGACCCAGCGGCTCCCCTCAAGAAGATGACCTTGCTCAGCTGCGGCGTTTCTACCG GAGTTGGAGCTGCATGGAATACAGCCGATGTAAAGGCAGGATCAAGTGTGGCAATTTTTGGCTTGGGCGCAGTGGGACTTGCA GTTGCAGAAGGGGCACGATCACGAGGAGCATCTAAGATAATTGGTGTTGATATCAACCCCAACAAATTCATCAAAG GCCGAGCAATGGGAATCACCGACACTATAAATCCAAGGGATCAGGAGAAGCCAGTGCATGAG ATTATCAGGGAAATGACAGGAGGAGGCGTGGACTACAGCTTTGAGTGTGCAGGAAATTTGGATGTTCTACGGGAGGCTTTCTTGTCTTCTCATAAG GGCTGGGGATTGACAGTAGTGTTGGGAATCCATCCAACCCCAAGAATGCTTCCTCTGCATCCAATGGAGTTGTTTGATGGTCGCATTATAATCGCATCAGTCTTTGGAGGCTTCAAAGGGAAGACCCAACTGCCTCATTTTGCTCAACAATGCATGAAGGGG GTGGTGAATTTGGATGAGTTTATCACGCATGAGCTTCCATTTGAGAAGATAAACGATGCATTCCAGCTGCTCATCGATGGGAGATCATTGAGATGCCTGCTACACTTTTAA